From the genome of Scytonema hofmannii PCC 7110, one region includes:
- a CDS encoding 3-dehydroquinate synthase produces the protein MVTEIRQKTTIHNLPAIRQSVSVTFHYAVHFTTGLFDTKNPLLAQTIAADGEPGPKKVLAIVDSGFLHSHRTLPKQLALYCDRYADAIALVANPIVIPGGEEAKNHPKLLEQIHAAIDAVGLCRHSYLLGIGGGAALDLIGYAAATAHRGVRLIRVPTTVLAQNDSGVGVKNGINAFGKKNFLGTFAPPYAVLNDVSFLTTLDDRDWRSGIAEAVKVALIKDANFFDDIRIQATALACRDMKAMQNVIYQCAQLHMNHIAKGGDPFEMGSSRPLDFGHWAAHKLEQLTDYSLRHGEAVAIGIALDSTYSYLLGLLSRLEWQQILNTLTALGFNLYVPELSTKMDQPEDPHCLFRGLTEFQEHLGGELTITLLQRIGKGIEVHEVDLSLYRQAIWLLSEFYNSTLPTSGWTRD, from the coding sequence ATGGTTACGGAAATCAGGCAGAAAACTACAATACATAATTTACCCGCAATACGCCAAAGTGTTTCGGTGACTTTCCACTACGCAGTGCATTTTACCACCGGATTGTTTGATACCAAAAACCCTTTGTTAGCACAAACGATCGCAGCCGATGGAGAACCGGGCCCGAAAAAAGTATTGGCAATCGTAGACTCAGGGTTTTTGCACTCCCACCGCACGCTACCCAAACAATTGGCACTTTATTGCGATCGCTATGCTGATGCGATCGCACTTGTTGCAAATCCTATTGTAATTCCAGGTGGAGAAGAAGCAAAAAACCATCCCAAGTTGCTAGAACAAATTCATGCTGCAATTGATGCAGTCGGACTGTGTCGCCATTCCTACCTGTTAGGAATTGGTGGTGGCGCTGCATTAGACTTGATTGGATATGCAGCCGCAACAGCACATCGCGGAGTTCGTCTGATTCGCGTTCCCACAACCGTACTCGCGCAAAATGATTCTGGTGTAGGGGTAAAGAACGGAATCAACGCCTTTGGGAAAAAGAACTTTCTGGGAACTTTTGCACCACCCTACGCAGTTTTAAATGATGTTTCGTTTTTGACTACTCTAGACGATCGCGATTGGCGTTCTGGCATTGCAGAAGCAGTTAAAGTAGCACTCATCAAGGATGCTAACTTCTTTGACGACATCCGTATACAAGCTACTGCACTTGCTTGTCGCGATATGAAAGCTATGCAAAATGTCATCTATCAATGTGCTCAATTACATATGAACCATATTGCCAAAGGCGGAGATCCCTTTGAAATGGGTTCATCCCGTCCTTTAGATTTTGGTCATTGGGCAGCACATAAGCTAGAGCAGTTAACAGACTACAGCTTACGCCATGGAGAAGCAGTTGCGATCGGTATTGCTTTAGATAGTACTTACTCCTATCTGTTAGGATTGCTTTCTCGTTTAGAGTGGCAGCAGATACTCAATACACTGACAGCGCTAGGCTTTAACCTATACGTACCCGAGCTTTCTACAAAAATGGATCAACCAGAAGATCCTCATTGTTTGTTCCGAGGACTCACCGAATTTCAAGAACACTTGGGTGGTGAACTGACAATTACACTTTTACAACGCATCGGTAAGGGTATTGAAGTTCATGAAGTAGACCTATCCTTATACCGACAAGCCATTTGGTTGCTCAGCGAGTTTTATAACTCCACGTTACCAACCTCAGGCTGGACTAGGGATTAG
- the eboE gene encoding metabolite traffic protein EboE: protein MKIATNKDFHLTYCTNIHPGEEWNKVFTNLKQYIPSLKAQLVSSNPGLLQEVRDLTAHESPFGIGLRLADVATKELLEGNNLTEFQSWLTKQNLYVFTLNGFPFGGFHWQVVKDQVYAPDWSKQERLDYTIRLVHILAQLLPSGVEGSISTLPLSYKPWFKGNQLFQASVTSSATLRIAEVVAEMVKIKHETGKNIHLDLEPEPDGLIENAAEVVDYFQTYLLPIGGDYLTKHLGISFEAAETHLLNHVRVCYDTCHFAVEYEDPITVFQKFQSAGIQVGKIQISAALQVKIPTDIEQRRLIKERLLPFAESTYLHQVIARESHGKLRHYPDLEQALPELEKTTASEWRIHFHVPIFIRDYQLFQSTQNDITKVLDLLQDNHACDHLEIETYTWEVLPKEMKLDLSSSLQREYEWVLSKMEANSRNVLTVSC, encoded by the coding sequence ATGAAAATTGCCACAAATAAAGACTTTCATTTAACATACTGTACAAATATTCATCCCGGTGAAGAGTGGAACAAAGTCTTTACCAACTTAAAGCAGTACATACCATCTTTAAAAGCACAGCTAGTGAGTTCAAATCCCGGACTTCTTCAAGAAGTCCGGGATTTGACAGCCCATGAAAGTCCATTTGGTATTGGATTGCGATTGGCAGATGTTGCAACGAAGGAATTGCTTGAAGGAAACAATTTAACAGAGTTCCAATCGTGGTTAACTAAGCAAAACCTATACGTATTTACCTTAAATGGCTTTCCGTTTGGTGGATTTCATTGGCAAGTCGTAAAAGACCAAGTTTATGCACCAGATTGGTCAAAACAAGAGAGATTAGACTATACCATAAGATTAGTACACATACTCGCACAGCTTTTACCTTCAGGTGTCGAAGGCAGTATTTCTACATTACCGCTATCATACAAACCTTGGTTTAAAGGCAATCAACTTTTTCAAGCCTCCGTCACAAGTAGTGCTACTCTCCGTATAGCAGAAGTAGTAGCAGAAATGGTAAAAATTAAACACGAAACTGGAAAAAATATTCATTTAGATTTAGAACCAGAACCAGATGGGTTGATAGAAAATGCTGCTGAGGTGGTTGATTATTTCCAAACCTACTTATTACCTATAGGTGGAGATTATTTAACAAAGCATTTAGGAATTTCTTTTGAAGCAGCTGAAACTCATTTATTAAATCACGTGCGCGTTTGTTACGATACCTGTCATTTTGCTGTGGAGTATGAAGACCCAATTACAGTCTTCCAGAAATTCCAATCTGCAGGAATTCAAGTTGGCAAAATTCAAATTAGTGCTGCACTACAGGTGAAAATTCCCACAGATATTGAACAGCGCCGCCTCATCAAAGAGAGATTGCTGCCTTTTGCTGAATCTACATATTTACACCAAGTTATTGCAAGAGAGAGTCATGGAAAACTGCGTCACTACCCTGATTTAGAACAAGCTTTACCAGAGTTAGAAAAGACGACAGCTTCTGAGTGGCGCATTCACTTTCACGTTCCAATTTTTATTAGAGATTATCAACTATTTCAGTCCACTCAAAATGATATAACAAAGGTATTAGACTTATTACAAGATAATCATGCTTGTGACCATCTTGAAATAGAGACATACACCTGGGAAGTTCTGCCAAAGGAGATGAAGCTAGATTTATCATCATCACTTCAACGGGAGTATGAGTGGGTATTGTCGAAGATGGAAGCAAATAGTAGAAATGTGTTGACAGTTAGCTGTTAA
- a CDS encoding Uma2 family endonuclease: MTALAPVVKPVSKIRLAPGSLVTIPDVTWEEFEAIVQELGEHRSARVAYSKGTLEIMLPLPEHEKPKELISDLVKTLLRAKGRRYEPFGSTTFKKEGTAGVEPDACFYIQNYQRMIGRRRLQADDPPPDLAIETDVSSKTTLEAYKVIGVPEVWVYDSGTLTIYLLRQGSYIKSETSPNFENIQLTQIIPALVERAWQVGSVQALEELEAMIAIGRG, encoded by the coding sequence ATGACTGCTTTAGCTCCTGTTGTCAAACCTGTTAGCAAGATACGATTGGCTCCCGGTAGCTTAGTGACTATCCCAGATGTTACTTGGGAGGAGTTTGAAGCGATCGTGCAGGAATTGGGCGAACACCGAAGTGCAAGAGTAGCTTACAGCAAGGGGACTTTAGAAATTATGCTTCCCTTACCAGAACATGAGAAGCCAAAAGAATTAATTTCAGATCTTGTAAAAACTTTGCTCAGAGCTAAAGGTAGAAGATATGAACCATTTGGTTCTACTACTTTTAAAAAAGAAGGGACAGCAGGAGTTGAACCTGATGCTTGCTTTTATATTCAGAATTACCAACGCATGATTGGTCGTCGTCGGTTACAAGCCGACGATCCACCACCAGATTTAGCTATTGAAACAGATGTGTCTTCTAAAACTACTCTCGAAGCATACAAGGTAATCGGTGTCCCAGAAGTTTGGGTTTATGATAGCGGAACACTTACTATCTATTTATTAAGACAAGGAAGTTACATAAAATCCGAAACCAGTCCCAATTTTGAAAACATACAATTAACACAAATTATTCCCGCTTTGGTAGAGCGTGCTTGGCAGGTAGGTAGCGTTCAAGCATTGGAAGAACTTGAAGCGATGATTGCTATAGGAAGAGGATAA
- a CDS encoding alkaline phosphatase family protein, which yields MHKTAVLNVVGLSPSLLGEHTPFLSRWVASGKAVPISPVLPAVTCTAQATYLTGKMPDEHGIVANGWYFHDDCEIKFWRQSNKLVQAPKVWDMARSLDPSFTCANLFWWYNMYSSVDYAVTPRPMYPADGRKLPDIYTYPQEWRSELQTEFGQFPLFNFWGPNTSIRCSEWIASSAKWVEQKCNPTLTLIYLPHLDYCLQKFGPEDKRVAKDLQEIDGVCRDLIEFYENRGTQVIVLSEYGITAVSQPVHLNRMLREQGLLSVREELGRELLDPGASKAFAVADHQIAHVYVNDPFYIPKVRVLLEATEGVAQVLGDEEKPAYHLNHSRSGELVAIAQPNAWFTYYYWLDDNRAPDFARTVDIHRKPGYDPVELFLDPQIQLPKLKIGIKLLKKQLGFRYLMDVIPLDASLVRGSHGSTTVAAADKPLFITQQTHLLSAESIEARDVCHLILQHLH from the coding sequence ATGCATAAAACTGCTGTTCTTAACGTAGTCGGATTGTCACCCAGTTTATTGGGAGAACATACGCCATTCCTATCTCGATGGGTAGCCTCTGGAAAAGCTGTTCCAATTTCGCCAGTGTTACCTGCTGTTACCTGTACAGCGCAAGCAACCTATCTAACCGGAAAAATGCCCGATGAGCACGGTATTGTTGCCAATGGCTGGTATTTTCACGATGATTGCGAGATTAAGTTTTGGCGACAGTCCAATAAACTCGTTCAAGCACCAAAAGTGTGGGATATGGCGCGATCGCTAGATCCATCTTTTACCTGCGCCAATTTGTTCTGGTGGTACAATATGTACTCTTCAGTAGACTATGCAGTTACCCCCCGACCAATGTATCCTGCTGACGGTAGAAAACTTCCTGATATTTACACTTATCCACAAGAATGGCGTTCGGAACTCCAAACTGAGTTTGGTCAGTTTCCTCTCTTTAATTTCTGGGGTCCCAACACGTCTATTCGGTGTAGTGAGTGGATAGCCTCTTCTGCTAAATGGGTGGAACAAAAGTGCAACCCTACCCTCACACTCATTTACTTACCTCATTTAGATTACTGCTTGCAAAAATTTGGACCAGAGGACAAACGAGTCGCAAAAGACTTACAAGAAATTGATGGTGTTTGCCGCGATCTCATTGAATTCTACGAAAACCGAGGTACACAAGTCATTGTTCTGTCTGAATATGGTATTACAGCTGTATCTCAACCAGTTCACCTGAACCGGATGCTCCGAGAACAAGGGTTGCTGAGTGTAAGAGAAGAACTGGGGCGGGAATTACTCGACCCTGGAGCAAGTAAAGCATTTGCTGTCGCCGACCACCAAATTGCTCACGTTTATGTCAACGATCCATTTTACATACCTAAAGTGAGAGTGCTGTTAGAAGCAACAGAGGGTGTTGCCCAAGTGTTGGGAGACGAAGAAAAGCCAGCATACCATCTCAATCATTCCAGATCGGGAGAGTTAGTCGCGATCGCTCAACCAAATGCCTGGTTTACTTACTATTACTGGCTAGATGACAATCGTGCTCCGGATTTTGCCAGAACAGTAGATATCCATCGCAAACCCGGTTACGATCCAGTAGAACTTTTTCTCGACCCTCAAATTCAACTTCCCAAACTTAAAATAGGCATAAAACTGTTAAAAAAACAGCTTGGTTTTCGCTACTTAATGGATGTTATTCCTTTAGATGCATCCTTGGTACGTGGATCTCATGGCTCTACAACCGTTGCTGCTGCAGATAAACCATTATTTATAACTCAGCAAACTCATTTGCTATCTGCTGAATCGATAGAAGCAAGGGATGTATGTCACCTCATACTGCAACATCTTCATTGA
- a CDS encoding anthranilate synthase, with product MIVDSHTYKTLGGIGVSRSITEVKLDTALDEISFYLDSQRGGLLKSSYEYPGRYKRWAIGFVNPPLELTTRERAFSVKALNNRGKVLLPLLLVRLSAHSQLQEVKQDSDYITGSVKPALQLFVEEERSKQPSAFTVIREILHVFSSHEDEHLGLYGAFGYDLLFQFEPIPMRLERPADQRDIVLYLPDELVVVDYYLQRAYRVQYEFETTEGNTQHLPRIGESIDYRGKHLVPAKASDHAPGEYASQVKVALDYFRRGDLFEVVPSQSFFESCEQPPSQLFQTLQHINPSPYGFIFNLGGEFIIGASPEMFVRVEGRRVETCPISGTITRGQDALDDAEQIRQLLNSGKEEAELTMCTDVDRNDKSRICEPGSVQVIGRRQIEMYSHLIHTVDHVEGLLRSQFDALDAFLTHTWAVTVTGAPKRSAMQFLEQHERSARRWYGGAVGYLNFNGNLNTGLILRTIRLQDSIAEVRVGATVLYDSLPSAEEQETMTKGAALFETIRRAKQGISSNNCKRAKLSACVPDVEPGKRILLIDYEDSFVHTLANYIRQTGATVTTLRHGFSESLLDIERPDLVVLSPGPGKPSDFNVPDMVQSCVRRNIPLFGVCLGLQGIVEAFGGELGVLHYPQHGKSSRAIVTEPDSVLFKGLPQSFSVGRYHSLFALPHRLPEQLKVTAISDDETIMAIEHRSLPITAVQFHPESIMTLSQEVGLAIIQNVVRAYTQIQKLVVSG from the coding sequence ATGATTGTTGATTCTCACACTTACAAAACTCTTGGCGGTATAGGTGTATCTCGCTCCATCACTGAAGTGAAGTTGGACACAGCCTTGGATGAAATTTCCTTTTATTTGGACTCCCAGCGAGGAGGATTGCTTAAAAGCAGCTATGAATATCCAGGGCGATACAAAAGATGGGCGATTGGATTTGTAAATCCACCACTAGAACTGACAACACGGGAGAGAGCTTTCAGCGTAAAAGCTCTAAACAATCGCGGCAAGGTGCTTCTACCCCTATTGTTGGTGCGTCTATCTGCACATTCCCAACTTCAAGAAGTCAAGCAAGACAGCGATTATATTACTGGATCTGTAAAGCCTGCCTTGCAATTGTTTGTAGAAGAAGAACGCAGTAAGCAACCTTCTGCGTTCACAGTGATTCGCGAAATTCTCCATGTTTTCTCTAGTCATGAAGACGAGCATCTAGGATTGTATGGGGCATTTGGCTATGATTTGTTATTTCAGTTTGAACCAATTCCAATGCGTCTGGAACGTCCCGCAGACCAACGGGATATAGTGCTTTATTTGCCCGATGAATTGGTTGTTGTTGACTACTATTTGCAGCGTGCTTATCGAGTGCAGTATGAATTTGAAACAACAGAAGGCAATACCCAACATCTTCCACGTATAGGGGAATCAATTGACTACAGAGGTAAGCACCTTGTTCCAGCAAAAGCTTCCGACCATGCACCAGGAGAATATGCCAGTCAAGTAAAAGTAGCGCTAGATTATTTCCGGCGTGGAGATTTGTTTGAAGTGGTTCCTTCGCAAAGCTTTTTTGAGTCCTGCGAACAACCACCCAGCCAACTTTTCCAAACCCTACAGCATATAAACCCCAGCCCTTATGGTTTTATCTTCAACCTTGGTGGAGAGTTTATCATTGGTGCTTCCCCAGAAATGTTTGTGCGGGTTGAAGGGCGGCGAGTAGAAACCTGCCCAATTAGTGGTACTATTACTCGGGGACAAGATGCCCTTGATGATGCCGAGCAAATTCGTCAACTCCTAAATTCAGGTAAGGAAGAAGCAGAGTTGACCATGTGTACTGACGTGGATCGCAATGACAAATCCCGGATTTGCGAACCTGGATCCGTACAGGTGATCGGTCGCCGTCAAATAGAAATGTATAGTCACTTGATCCATACAGTGGATCATGTTGAGGGTTTGCTGCGATCGCAGTTTGATGCTTTGGACGCCTTTCTAACCCATACCTGGGCGGTGACAGTGACAGGCGCACCCAAGCGATCGGCAATGCAATTCCTCGAACAGCACGAACGCAGCGCCAGACGCTGGTATGGTGGAGCAGTGGGCTACCTCAACTTTAATGGTAACCTGAATACAGGATTAATTTTGAGAACCATTAGGCTTCAAGATTCAATTGCCGAGGTAAGAGTAGGAGCAACAGTTCTTTATGACTCTTTGCCATCAGCAGAAGAACAAGAGACAATGACAAAAGGTGCGGCATTATTTGAAACAATTCGCCGTGCAAAGCAAGGAATCTCATCAAACAATTGCAAACGAGCAAAATTGAGCGCTTGTGTTCCAGATGTCGAACCCGGTAAGCGTATTTTACTTATCGATTACGAAGACTCATTTGTTCACACACTAGCCAACTACATTCGTCAAACTGGAGCAACAGTCACCACATTACGTCACGGCTTCTCAGAATCCCTCTTGGATATAGAGCGTCCGGACTTAGTTGTTTTATCTCCCGGTCCCGGTAAACCCAGTGATTTTAATGTACCAGACATGGTTCAAAGTTGCGTGCGCCGCAATATACCTCTGTTTGGAGTGTGTCTGGGACTACAAGGAATTGTTGAAGCCTTTGGAGGAGAACTCGGAGTTCTTCATTATCCCCAACATGGTAAATCCTCAAGGGCGATCGTGACTGAACCAGATTCAGTTTTATTTAAAGGCTTACCCCAATCCTTTTCAGTAGGTAGATATCATTCTTTGTTTGCCTTACCACATCGGTTACCCGAACAATTGAAAGTAACAGCTATCTCAGATGATGAAACGATCATGGCAATTGAGCATCGATCGCTTCCTATAACTGCCGTGCAGTTTCATCCAGAATCTATTATGACTCTATCACAAGAAGTTGGTCTGGCAATCATCCAGAATGTAGTCCGTGCATATACTCAAATACAGAAGTTAGTGGTTAGTGGTTAG
- the trpC gene encoding indole-3-glycerol phosphate synthase TrpC produces MNYSVGVRPRHILEEIVWYKRQEVAQMRQELPLVSLQQQLSTASIVRNFLTALRENPYLPSVIAEVKKASPSRGVLRADFDPVAIAQAYERGGAACLSVLTDSKFFQGNFDNLRNIRQKVALPLLCKEFIIDIYQIYYARVAGADAVLLIAAILTDEEIQDFARVIHDLGMKALVEVHTLGELDRVLKLDNIRLIGINNRNLEDFTLDIKTTQKLSEQRRSQLQSYGITLVSESGLYTPADLSFVAEVGARAVLVGESLVKQADIEKAVRSLLNSDQ; encoded by the coding sequence ATGAATTATTCAGTTGGTGTTCGTCCGCGCCACATTCTCGAAGAAATTGTGTGGTACAAAAGGCAAGAAGTTGCACAAATGCGTCAGGAATTGCCTTTAGTTTCTTTGCAACAACAATTAAGTACGGCTTCTATAGTCAGAAATTTCTTGACGGCTTTGCGAGAAAACCCTTACCTACCTAGCGTGATTGCGGAGGTGAAAAAAGCATCTCCAAGCCGTGGCGTACTTCGTGCTGACTTCGATCCGGTAGCGATCGCACAAGCTTACGAACGAGGTGGAGCAGCTTGTTTGTCCGTTCTTACAGATTCCAAGTTCTTCCAGGGTAATTTTGATAACTTGCGTAATATCAGGCAAAAAGTTGCACTGCCACTATTGTGTAAAGAGTTTATTATTGATATTTATCAAATTTATTATGCACGAGTGGCAGGTGCAGATGCTGTATTATTGATAGCAGCCATTTTAACAGATGAAGAAATTCAGGATTTTGCGAGAGTTATCCATGACTTAGGAATGAAAGCTTTAGTAGAAGTTCATACCTTAGGTGAACTAGATAGAGTTCTAAAATTGGATAACATACGCTTAATAGGTATAAACAATCGCAATCTAGAAGATTTCACCCTCGATATTAAAACAACCCAAAAACTGTCAGAGCAACGGCGATCGCAATTACAAAGCTATGGCATCACTCTTGTCAGTGAGTCTGGCTTATATACACCCGCCGATTTATCATTTGTAGCTGAAGTTGGTGCTCGTGCAGTACTCGTGGGAGAATCCTTAGTAAAACAAGCTGATATAGAGAAGGCTGTGCGAAGCCTGCTTAACAGTGACCAGTGA
- the trpA gene encoding tryptophan synthase subunit alpha, with amino-acid sequence MASISERFQSLRNRNQCALIPFVTAGDPDLETTKEALRVLDRNGADFIELGVPYSDPLADGPVIQAAATRALSKGTTLEQVLDLVAEVSPSLQAPIILFTYYNPILNWGIRPFLAQIANVGARGLVVPDLPLEEAEELINTAAEFGIEVILLVAPTSSKERINAIAQSSRGFIYLVSVTGVTGIRSQIQERVKPLLASMRSVSDKPIGVGFGISGSEQARQVKEWGADAVIVGSAFVKRLATGNPEEGLQAIEELCKELKAAIAPELLIANC; translated from the coding sequence ATGGCTTCTATTTCCGAACGCTTTCAATCTTTAAGAAATCGCAATCAGTGTGCTTTAATTCCTTTTGTGACAGCAGGAGATCCAGACCTGGAAACAACAAAAGAGGCTTTGCGCGTATTAGACAGGAATGGTGCTGACTTTATTGAATTGGGTGTTCCTTATTCCGATCCCCTTGCAGATGGTCCCGTTATTCAAGCGGCAGCGACTCGCGCTTTGTCTAAGGGAACTACACTAGAACAAGTGCTAGACTTAGTTGCAGAAGTTAGCCCTAGCCTGCAAGCACCTATTATTTTATTTACTTACTACAATCCTATTTTAAATTGGGGTATTAGGCCATTTTTAGCGCAAATTGCAAATGTTGGAGCGCGGGGCTTAGTTGTTCCAGACTTACCTTTAGAAGAAGCAGAAGAGTTAATTAACACGGCTGCTGAATTTGGAATAGAAGTTATTTTGCTTGTGGCTCCTACAAGTTCCAAAGAAAGAATTAATGCGATCGCCCAATCTTCTAGAGGATTTATTTACCTTGTTAGTGTCACTGGTGTAACAGGTATACGTTCTCAAATTCAGGAGCGTGTAAAGCCGTTATTAGCGTCCATGCGAAGCGTAAGTGATAAGCCAATTGGCGTCGGCTTTGGTATTTCCGGCTCAGAACAAGCGCGTCAGGTTAAAGAATGGGGCGCAGACGCCGTGATTGTTGGTAGCGCTTTTGTGAAACGTTTAGCAACTGGTAATCCAGAAGAAGGACTCCAAGCAATTGAAGAACTTTGCAAAGAATTAAAAGCAGCGATAGCACCTGAATTGCTAATTGCTAATTGCTAA
- the trpB gene encoding tryptophan synthase subunit beta yields MVSISDKNIAAASVVPDSLGRFGRFGGKYVPETLMPALSELEAAAAQYRNDPTFQAELNELLRDYVGRPSPLYFAERLTAKYTRPDGTGPQIYLKREDLNHTGAHKINNALGQVLLAKRMGKQRIIAETGAGQHGVATATVCARFGLQCAIYMGIHDMQRQSLNVFRMKLMGAEVRPVAAGTGTLKDATSEAIRDWVTNVETTHYILGSVAGPHPYPMLVRDFHAIIGQETRAQCLEKWSGLPDILLACVGGGSNAIGLFTEFVNEPSVRIIGVEAAGEGVNTEKHAATLTRGRIGVLHGAMSYVLQDGDGQVVEAHSISAGLDYPGVGPEHSYLKDLGRAEYYSVSDSEALAAFQRLSQLEGIIPALETSHAIAYLETLCPQLSGSPRIVINCSGRGDKDVQTVAKVINPA; encoded by the coding sequence ATGGTAAGCATCTCAGATAAAAACATTGCAGCCGCATCTGTAGTTCCTGACTCTTTGGGAAGATTTGGACGTTTTGGGGGTAAATATGTCCCTGAAACCTTAATGCCTGCTTTAAGTGAATTAGAAGCTGCAGCAGCACAATATCGCAATGACCCAACTTTTCAAGCAGAATTAAACGAATTACTGCGCGATTATGTGGGTCGCCCCAGTCCTTTATATTTTGCCGAACGTCTGACAGCAAAATATACTAGACCCGATGGAACCGGACCACAAATTTACTTAAAGCGTGAAGATTTAAACCATACAGGTGCTCATAAAATTAATAATGCTTTGGGTCAGGTGTTGTTGGCAAAGCGTATGGGCAAGCAGCGCATTATCGCTGAAACTGGCGCAGGTCAGCACGGAGTTGCAACTGCTACTGTGTGTGCTCGTTTTGGTTTGCAGTGCGCGATCTACATGGGTATCCATGATATGCAACGCCAATCCCTTAACGTTTTCCGGATGAAGCTGATGGGAGCAGAGGTGCGTCCCGTTGCAGCTGGGACTGGAACCCTCAAAGATGCAACTTCTGAAGCTATCCGAGACTGGGTAACAAATGTAGAAACAACTCATTACATTTTAGGTTCTGTTGCTGGTCCTCATCCCTATCCAATGCTAGTACGCGATTTTCACGCTATCATTGGTCAAGAGACTCGCGCTCAATGTTTGGAGAAATGGAGCGGTCTTCCAGATATCCTTTTGGCTTGTGTGGGTGGTGGTTCTAATGCCATTGGGTTGTTCACTGAGTTTGTGAATGAACCATCTGTCCGTATCATTGGAGTTGAGGCAGCAGGTGAAGGTGTTAACACGGAGAAGCATGCAGCTACTTTAACACGAGGTCGAATTGGTGTGTTGCATGGTGCGATGAGCTACGTGTTGCAAGATGGCGATGGTCAGGTTGTGGAAGCCCATTCCATTAGCGCTGGTTTGGATTATCCTGGTGTAGGTCCAGAACACAGCTATCTTAAGGATCTCGGTCGTGCTGAGTACTACAGCGTAAGTGATTCTGAAGCTTTAGCAGCGTTCCAGCGTTTGTCTCAGCTAGAAGGAATTATTCCAGCTTTGGAAACCTCTCATGCGATCGCGTATCTTGAAACACTCTGCCCGCAGCTAAGTGGTAGCCCCCGAATAGTGATTAATTGTTCGGGTAGGGGAGACAAGGACGTACAAACAGTTGCTAAAGTCATCAATCCCGCTTGA